The Prosthecobacter sp. SYSU 5D2 nucleotide sequence CGTCTGGGCCGGGGCCTGGGGAGCGCAGGAATGCGGCCTCTTTAATACCGAGGCAGAGTGTGATCCAAAAGATGCGGATGACTGCCAGAAGGCCATGCTGGAGGTCATCGAAACCTTCAAGACCAAAGGCCCCACGGCGGCAGAGCTGGCCAAGGCGGTCCGCGCCACCATCGGCGGCCAGGTCCGCACCCTCACCAGCACCAAAGGGCAGGCCGCCTCCCTGGCCAGCAGCTGGCTGAATGCAGGTACTCTGGACCAGGCGCAGCATTATCTGGCCGCCGTCCGCGCCCTCACGCCAACAGCTGTCCGCGACATCGCCCGCCGTTATTTGAACCCGGCCTCCTGCAGCATCGCCCTCGTGGGTCCGGATGTGGAAAAGACCTCCAGCACGCTGCAGAGCACCAGCACAAAAAACGAGGTGCAGCGCTTTGTCCTGGGCAACGGGCTGACCGTGCTCATCGGGGAAAATCCGCGCCTGCCGCTGGTCTCCATCCGCGCCAGCTTCCTGGCCGGTGTGCCCGCAGAAACAGCGGCCAATGGAGGAGCCACGCAGGTCTCCGCCGCCATGCTTTTAAAAGGCACCAAGACCCGCACCGCCGCGCAGATCGCCTCCGAGCTGGAGAACCTGGGCGGCTCTCTGCAATGCACCGCCGATGCACATCGTTATTTGTTAGGCACGGACGTGATGCGCGGGGATGAAACGAAGGGGCTGAACCTCATCGCCGACCTCCTCCAAAACGCCACCCTGCCGGCCGCGCAGCTCAAGGAAGTGCAAAAGCGCCAGATCGCCTCCATTCTGGAAGAGAAAGAAGATCCGCTCACCGTGGCCATGCGCCACGCACGCAAGGAGATCTTTGCCGGCACACCCTTCGCCCGCACCGCGCTGGGCACGGAGGAATCCGTGAAGGCGCTGAAGGTGGACACCTGCCGGGCCATGCTCAGCAAGTCCATCGTCGGGGCCAATGGTGTCCTTTCCATCCATGGCGACGTCAAGGCGGCGACCATCCTCAAGCAGGTGGAAAAGGCCCTGGGCAAGCTCAAAAAAGGCAGCACGCATTACGATGCCAAAACCAAATTCCCGCTGACTGCCGACGTCATACCCGGCCGCCATGAGCTGCGCCTGGACAAGGAACAGGCCATCATCGTCATCGGCTTCCGCACCGTGGGTCTGCATCATCCGGACAGCCAGGCTCTGTCCCTCATTGACGAGGCCTGCAGCGACATGGGCAGCCGCCTTTTCAACCGCATCCGCGAGGAGCTCGGGCTGGCCTATTATGTAGGTGCCCAGCACTTCTCCGCGCTCGGTGCCGGTGCGTTTTATTTCTATGTGGGCACCGATCCAGAAAAAGCCCCGCTCGCCCAGCAGGAGATGCTGGCGCAGATCCAGGACTTGGTCACCAACGGCCTGGCTGCCGATGAAATCCAGCGTGCCAAGACCACCTGGCGCTCCGGCTGGCTGCGCGCGCAGCAGGGCAATGGCAGCTTGGCCGATTCCTACGGCTGGAACGAGATCAACGGCCTGGGCTACGAACACTTCCGCCAGCTCCCCGCCAAGATCGAAGCCCTGACCGACGAAGACCTCCGCCGCGCCGCGAAGACCTACTTTAACCCGGCCGAGGCGCACATCGTGACGGTGATGCCGGAGGCCGAGTAAACAGTTTTCAGTTTTCGGTATTCAGACTTCAGAAGTGGTTGCCTCCCGGTGAACACTGAAAACCGCATACTGCAAACTGGACCTCCATGCCGCTTTCAGATAGCGACATGGGGTTTTCCGTTTCTTGACGCCCTCGGCCCTCTTCGTCTAAAACGGTCCCCCTATGGCCACCATCGCCGTTCTCGGCACACTTGACACGAAAGGACCGGAGCACGCGTATGTCGCGGAGCTAATTCGCCAGCGCGGGCATCAGACACTGCTCATGGATACGGGCAGCGGCGCTGCGCCCACGGTGGATCCTGACATCACACGGGAGGAAATCGCGGCTGCTGCAGGCATTGACCTGGCAGGCATCCAGGCCCGGCAGGACCGTGGGGAGGCGGTGACGGCCATGGCGGAAGCTTCGGCCAAGGTGCTCGCGAATTTCGCTTCGACAGGGCTCATCCAAGGGGTCATTTCCCTGGGCGGCGGTGGCGGTACGGCCATCAGCACCCGTGCCATGCGCGCCCTGCCCATCGGTTTTCCCAAGGTCATGGTATCCACTCTGGCGGCGGGCAATGTCGCCCCTTACGTCGGCACCAAGGACATCGTCATGATGCCCAGCATTGTGGATGTCTCCGGCCTGAACCGCCTTTCCCGCACTCTCCTGGCACGCGCTGCCGGGGCCATCTGCGG carries:
- a CDS encoding pitrilysin family protein: MPARRLRSTPARKSPRSSASAGADLTVPPLTAQVRTLENGLDVIVREDHEHPLVSVQIWVKAGSLHEEKWTGAGLAHCVEHMLFKGTVRRSASQISQGIQELGGYVNAYTTFNRTVYWIDGLADQTEGYLDILADMVRHSKIDPLELQKEQDVIRREMAMDNDDPGSAVQHLVQSTSFRQHPLKHPIIGHRAIFDQVSRDDVAGFVSRHYVPNNCFVVIAGAVDAEACFAAAQRLLGDWERRPYEPILLPEEAPQRGRREGRKNFDTELTRIALGWQIPGEGHEDKAALDVLGFLLGSGRSSRLYQELREKRSIAHSVWAGAWGAQECGLFNTEAECDPKDADDCQKAMLEVIETFKTKGPTAAELAKAVRATIGGQVRTLTSTKGQAASLASSWLNAGTLDQAQHYLAAVRALTPTAVRDIARRYLNPASCSIALVGPDVEKTSSTLQSTSTKNEVQRFVLGNGLTVLIGENPRLPLVSIRASFLAGVPAETAANGGATQVSAAMLLKGTKTRTAAQIASELENLGGSLQCTADAHRYLLGTDVMRGDETKGLNLIADLLQNATLPAAQLKEVQKRQIASILEEKEDPLTVAMRHARKEIFAGTPFARTALGTEESVKALKVDTCRAMLSKSIVGANGVLSIHGDVKAATILKQVEKALGKLKKGSTHYDAKTKFPLTADVIPGRHELRLDKEQAIIVIGFRTVGLHHPDSQALSLIDEACSDMGSRLFNRIREELGLAYYVGAQHFSALGAGAFYFYVGTDPEKAPLAQQEMLAQIQDLVTNGLAADEIQRAKTTWRSGWLRAQQGNGSLADSYGWNEINGLGYEHFRQLPAKIEALTDEDLRRAAKTYFNPAEAHIVTVMPEAE